The following proteins come from a genomic window of Nostoc sp. TCL26-01:
- the plsY gene encoding glycerol-3-phosphate 1-O-acyltransferase PlsY: MATWLSLCGAVVIVAYLLGSFPTGYIAVKQLKGIDIREVGSGSTGATNVLRTLGKGPGAFVLGLDCLKGVLAIASGYYLFDFAASQNLIPPTVDINLWQPWLVILVGSAAILGHSKSIFLGFTGGKSVATSLGILLAMNWQVGLATLGVFAFVVAISRIVSLGSILGAIAVPIEMVILHQPLAYILFAIAGGLYVIFRHRANIERLLAGTEPKIGQKLVTETEQQNA, encoded by the coding sequence ATGGCTACTTGGTTAAGTTTGTGTGGTGCAGTCGTAATTGTAGCTTACCTGTTGGGTTCGTTTCCGACTGGGTATATTGCTGTCAAACAACTTAAAGGTATTGATATTCGAGAAGTGGGTTCGGGTTCCACAGGTGCAACTAATGTTTTGAGGACTTTGGGTAAGGGGCCAGGAGCGTTTGTTTTAGGACTGGATTGCTTGAAGGGAGTATTAGCGATCGCCTCAGGTTACTATTTATTTGACTTCGCTGCTAGCCAAAATTTAATTCCCCCAACGGTAGATATCAACCTATGGCAACCTTGGCTAGTTATATTAGTAGGTTCAGCTGCTATTTTAGGACACAGCAAGTCAATTTTTCTGGGCTTTACAGGTGGCAAATCTGTGGCTACTAGTTTAGGAATTTTGTTAGCGATGAATTGGCAAGTGGGTTTGGCTACTTTGGGAGTGTTTGCCTTTGTCGTGGCGATATCGCGGATTGTATCATTGGGTTCGATATTAGGTGCGATCGCAGTTCCCATTGAGATGGTGATTTTACACCAACCTCTAGCATATATCTTGTTTGCGATCGCTGGTGGTCTATATGTAATTTTCCGTCACCGCGCTAATATTGAGCGTTTGCTAGCAGGTACAGAACCAAAAATCGGGCAAAAACTCGTCACGGAAACAGAACAACAAAACGCTTAA
- a CDS encoding TIGR03643 family protein, producing MKLPELDTATIDRIIEMAWEDRTPFDAIEAQFGLLEKQVIALMKREMKASSFRMWRERVNQRKTKHLGKRDFVAGRFKSANQKT from the coding sequence GTGAAACTACCTGAATTAGATACAGCAACTATAGACCGGATCATAGAAATGGCTTGGGAAGATAGAACCCCATTTGATGCCATTGAAGCTCAATTTGGTTTGTTAGAAAAACAAGTAATTGCTCTGATGAAACGAGAGATGAAAGCATCTAGTTTTCGGATGTGGCGAGAACGAGTTAACCAACGCAAAACTAAGCATTTAGGTAAGCGGGATTTTGTTGCAGGCAGGTTTAAATCAGCTAATCAAAAGACATAG